The following nucleotide sequence is from Echeneis naucrates chromosome 5, fEcheNa1.1, whole genome shotgun sequence.
ATAGTCCTGTATATATGCTTTTAAGTTATAAATTGTGCTTCACAggctctgcagctctcagacCAATTTACAAACGATGAGGCAAATGAGGTCTCTGAAAGAAGTGATCATCATCAGGTTTAATCCCCTCAACTTCCCCCACACATGCCCTTGTCCTATATAGATTAAACAACAGTGTTGCACAAAATTGCACATCCTGcaaatcatccatccatccatcttctatcgcttttccatttccggaTCACGGGGGGTGCTGCTGGCAATCCCGCCCAACGTTCCAGGCGAGGGcaggctacaccctggacagatcgccagtctaacacacaaagacaaacggCGACAAAAAgccactcatgctcgcattcagacctaaagacaatttagaatcaccagttaacatACTTGcgtgtctttggatggtgggaggaaaccggagtacccggaggaaacccacgcagacacagggagaacatgtgaactctgcacagaaaggccccaaccTCTTTTATAAAGTCCGTTCAGGAGCTCTGCTGTAGTAGTTGGGAATAAGGCCTTGTTCAAGGGCACCCCAGATCTTTCAATTTTACTACTTAACGGTAAGTTTTCTGTCTCATACTAAACCATTTGTGTACTAATCATTCTCATCCCTCTATGTCCTTTGTAGTAAACAGAGGAATAATGTGGCCCGGCCTGTGATCAAGCGCACCCGGGCTGAGGAGGTCATGCACTTGGCTGTGGTGGCTTGTGGGAATCGTCTGGATGAGACCCTCACCATGGTCAAATCAGCCCTCCTATTCAGCCTCAAGAAGATCAAGTTTCACATTTTTGCTGAGGACCCCTTGGCCCCACAGTTTGAAGAAAGGGTAAAAAGCCTTGCGTTTCCTGACGCCTGATTGTATATGGTACTAACCGTTACAAAATGGCACAAAATCAGATGTGGAAGATtcttttgagtttgttttttttttgtctatgttACTTTAGAGCACACTGTGATTTCTTATTTAATGCAGCACGTGATATAttccccctctttctttgtAATAGATAATGTGAAGATCAGAGCTCTACTGCTGACTCCCTCTAGTACAGACATATAACCCTTTTATCTCAGGGATGCGGCATAATAtatcacagagacacacagttttttcttcagcagcgTGTAGCACTTCAAAGTCACCTTTACAAAGGTGCCTGGTCGGTTTTTGATCAGTTCCACTGATATTGCAACAGTCTGTTAAAATTACTCCAGTTAACAGACCTCAAACAGTACCTAAAGCACCTTAATCAGCTTTAAATCCAAACCCTAAGAGGTTATTATTTCCATATGGAGAAAATCTCCACATAGAGGACAGAGAGTCCTGGTAGCTGATGCCTAGCTAATGTTGCACACATGGCGGGTTTGTGCAGGAGGGAGCTTATGCAGATAAACGGTGTTAAGAGACATGGTTTGGACTATTTCGAAGAGGGGTTGCTCGCaatctcttttgctctctcgTCCTCGTCAGCACAAACCCTGCCAACAGCTCACAGCGCTCTCACCCTTTTCAGGGCCAAACTCTTAATCTGATGATTACGCAGGGTATAACAGGTCAGATAACATAGGCTCTAGCCATACAATGTGGACTTTTAAGAGGGTGTCTTTCCTTGTTTAGACTATTGGTTTCTCAATAAAACAACAGCTGGCAGCTGCATGAGTTCAACATGGAACAGCACAGCACCATGAGACATGACTTCAGTGTTTTAAATGACCGGCTCTATGCACCATTTTATGTTGATAattgagaaaaaagagaggttagttttcaaaataatgatTGTTTATAATGGCTCTTTCTTACTCAGCCTTTTAGGAGTCCATTAATGGTTCCTATTTATAAACTGCGATGTGTTGCTTTACTTGCAGCTAAAACAGTGGCCTCATGCTGCCTCCAAGTTCCTGTACAGCATCTACCCCATCACCTTCTCAGTGGGAAATGCAGATGAGTGGAAGAAGCTCTTCAAGCCCTGTGCTGCTCAGAGACTCTTCCTCCCTGTAAGGCCTGCACCACTTATCTCCCATCACATCCTCAGTCACCATGCATAATGTGATTAACTAGTGTtcagaaaaaatttaattaatccatttcatttctacTCAAACAGCATTTTCCTGCCCTTTATTTTATTGCACTGTATGATTATAATTAATTACTGGCGCGGTGATTGATGATTTCACACCTTCTTCTCAGCACTTACTTAAGAAATAAGCAGTCTCCAGAGACTTAACCCACTAATTGTATCAAGTGAAGGCTGTGTCTGgctattgattttctttttcattgaaatgtgaGCCAGCTTACTTACCATGTAATGAACATATTGCAGCTCAAACAGATCCatagtttttttcccttttgttgcAAGGCAATCAATAAAGATCCACTGTTCACTTTATTAGGAAATCCAAGTACTTATGAGCACCGAGTCTTTTTGCCACTACATGATCTGAATTGTCTTGATTCAGTACCATCACATGCTGTCATTGATGCACTTCATGCCGCATGAGTTCGCAGCGTAACCTTCATAATTTATAGTGTTACCAGTTTAACAGGCCTTACTTACTTCCTAAAAATTGTCCTAAatttcacctttttttatttCGAAGTAGCAGGGAAACTGCAACATACTACTtcatccctaaccctaacccaaaataaagcaaaaaacaagCCCTGAAATAATTGTCCTGCATCCCGCAGTCATTTACCTCCCCACATCTGGCCCAGGAGAGAATCAAGCAGCGAGGGCTGATGGAATgatgagagagagcaggagagcaagagagggagagagaaagaagtggCACAGCTGGAACTGGAGAGCTGTTTAGTGAAGTGGAAACTGACGTTGAGTCATTCCActtccttttcttcattttgtccaCCTCTTACTGTGGGTGGGGCCATTGTTTAGAAGTCATTGCATACACAGGCATGTTATACTGTTTGCACCATGACTGCTGTCTGCGTCCATTAAACAGGGCAGGAGGACAATATCGTCTCAATGGAATTTACACAAATGACCTGTTTATTGAAGATTGGAGAACCAAATTACCAGATTATTAAAAAATTCTGGTTAAAGGAAGCACTAGGTCAAAGGATCCTTTAATCGTTGTCCTACTACCAGATGGCTTGTGTTGGCTTTAACAGCAGTTTCGACATACCTTGTTAGTTTGGCATCAAATTTCTATCCTTCATCCACTAATGGCTCCCTCCAGTGACACTAAGCAACACCAGTATTAATCTTATCCTATCTTTTCCTCTACTGAAGTTAGGATGCTAACCATCTTGAGCCAGCCTCAGGGTCCCTacagatgtacacacatacagctACATTGTTGGAACGATGGGCTATTGCACTGCTTGGGCTTGATAAGATAGGTTGAACCTTGGTCATATACCAAGACCCACAATGTAACGAGCAGCAATGTTCCACAGTCACGTTAGAGCACAAGTACGCCCTCTGAGCACTACCCAGAGCTCCGCGTTATTCTGCGGTCGCCGCTGACTCTGCAGCTCAGACTTTATCATGTCACAGCTCTGCCACAGAGGCAAGTGTTTTTGTGCTGTATGTTGTGAATGGTAAGCTGTCTGTGAGCAATGCACTTTGTGACAACTTGTCTTGAACTCCACTCGTCGTCCTTGTACTGTTTTCACAGAAGATACTTTGTTTctcggggaaaaaaaaaaaaaacaacccaaaactgtCCCCATTGTACTGAGGCATACAAGAAAATTTTAATCTTAGCCAAACTGTGTAATTTTCTGATACTGTTCTACAGACTTCTATCTCTGTCTTGATATTGACTTTATTTATGATAAATTGTAGAGCAagtaatgaaaaaaatccaagGTCCTCAAGTCTCTTTGAAATGATCCAACTGTGgaaaatttcaaatttgaaaggTATGGTGGAAGAAACATTGCAAAAATTGCAAAATTGTGCAAACCGAGAGCTGTAACCTTACAGTACAGACAAAATATCTATATTTTCTTACTTCTCTAAACTACTGAAGATGATTTGCCAACAGCACAAATTAGTTGAGAGTTTTGTCTGCGAAACCACTTTTCCCAACTCACCAAATGAGTTCAagcagtttttcaaaacctctgaatcttaaaagcaaaaaacttTCACATTTCAGAACCTTGAAACAGAAATTTGAATAGATGTTGGCCATTTCTATCCATCAACAAATTAATTAAGCAGCTAAAGGTTGCAGCTTTACTTGGGTTTTTAGCCAAATACCTACAAAATTCCCATTAACCTCAGCTGTACATTCAGTGATACTAATTCATGAATATTACCCTGATAACATGCTAAACTGAGACACATTGCACTTGTTAAACGTAAGCATTTTATCAGTGTAACTATGACCTGACAGACTTAAAACTGTAGCTTGTTTTATGTTGAATCTGATGTGCACCCCACTTTGACACATTTGATTTAAACTGAACCTCACAATGTTTTCTGCAGACTTCATAGTTACGATTTATGATTCTGTGAGCCATTGCTTGGTAGAGCAAACTGTTTCTGCAGAGGTtagggagagggggagagggttagcagttttatttattgaacataATTCTTTGGTGTCATCGCATCCAAGTAATCTGATCATAAATATTCTGTGATTATGCTTCTAGGTTATCCTGAAGGATGTGGACTCACTACTGTACGTGGACACTGATGTCCTGTTCCTGCGGCCAATGGATGACATCTGGAGTCTCCTGAAGTCCTTCAATAGCACACAGCTAGCAGCCATGGCTCCAGAGCATGAGGTCCCCAAGATTGGCTGGTACAGCCGCTTTGCACGTCACCCTTTCTACGGGGTCACAGGGGTCAACTCTGGTGTCATGCTGATGAATCTTACCAGAATCCGCAGCACAGTGTTCAAAGTAAGGTCAAAATATATTGCCCTATAATAGTGCTATATACaggaaaaatttttttttttaataattttagtcttctttttttcatgattttaatTGTAGGCTGGGATGCTTTTATggagattttctttctttcattcttttttttttttttcagtaagtTAAATGGTTTTACCTTaatcaaaaaaacaacctgcagcATCTGAGCTCTTGCACTTGGCCATATTGTGATGGCAATAATATTTCAACAAATTGTTCCTTTCCCACACTATACTCAGATCAGTTGCAAGCTAAAGTGAGCTGCGACACCTcgcagtgttgttgttgtttttttttttacactaaagTCACAGGATGAGTACTCTGAGTGGGCTTTGACTGAAGCTTTCTGATTACCACGCTAGCATCACAGACTTGTGCCCTCAGAACTCAATTTAGCAGCTCTCCAATTCTTAATACTGCCAGCAGATTGCAAATTGAAGCTTGAATATAAATGTGCTCCTCCTTTGATGTggtttgggagaaaaaaaaattactgctTTTCAGCAGTTTGCTTAGTGTTGAAGGTTGTTGTTATGTATTTCAGAACAGTATGATCCCCACCGGCCTATCGTGGGAGGATCTTCTACATCCACTCTATCAGAAATACAAGAACCACATCACCTGGGGAGACCAGGATCTTCTTAACATCATCTTCCACTACAATCCAGGTACAGCTGTTTTTGGCAGGATATTAATGTCATTTATAGTGATCATAGGATGGGTTGTCTCcctgaaaacacattcattttaatgccttttgaagatcaatgaaagacagatCTAACACATCAGagtgtatgtatatatagaaCTATTTTAAGATACTGTGTGCTCTCAACATTCTCACATGATCTGTGTCTTACTTAGCTGCAAACAAAGCAAGTGTGATCAGTAAACGCACAAGGATGTGACTATAGGCAAAAGCACACTTTAGCAGCAGACTgagtttcagctgcagcagccagaTGTGGGCATTAAGTGCTGCAAGCCATCGGCAGAGCTGGCATTGCTAGTGTTTGCCTGATAACACTGCAGAGTGGAGTGTGATTTTGTTCTACATGTTGAGGCATTCTCCAGAAGAATACTCACATTAGTCTTCAACTATTGTTCTGatctatttttgcttttgttcaatGGAAATATGTGGCGTCTAAAGACTTCAAAAATCTCTTCAGATCAGGATTCAGTGGAATTTAAAGGGAATTAGGTAGAGCTcgctttttatttatatatttttaagtaaaaaaaaatatataattttatatattttatatatataatgttttgGTTCAAGTGGTAAACCACTGTGATATCACCCATTGGTCTGTAAATttctgttttgaagcctccagtttgtaaatTGGCAGTCACCATCTTGGTTTCTTAAAAACTAGTAGAAACCATACGGGGgcagaaggtggagctgagtaGGAATGAGGGATGAATAGACCTGCTCTATACTTTATCCTGATAGTCAGGAAGGCCACCATATGTGGTACAGTCTGTTAATCACACAGTGCAAAGGAGCTAATGCTTCctctgctttatggtctgttttcctctaatgGGAccgtcatttaaaaaattaacatcacattcacattttatgttCAGACATCCGTACCTTGAAGCTGCAGTACACCACCAGCCATTGGGCTGCAATGCTGGAGCGGTTGGAGGTTGATTAGTTTGCTCAAGggcaacatgttttcattttagtttgtttttcagaggtCTTTTTTACATCTGTGTTTTATGTAAATGCATAATATATTTTCCTAACTCTGTTCCAAACTTATCCATGTTCCTTTCTcaatgctttttttccccatattgTTTGTACTGCTTCTGTGCAGGACACAATCCGTAGAAAGGTGTTTTGCTATACACATCCTTTACTGTGAGCGTTACActcactgaatatatatttatcatttatccaGTGGATGCAGTAGATATTCAAAAACCCATTAGTCAGATCAGcacattatttttgtattagGTCTGTCTGTAACTACTCAGGCAAGTGTAGCAAGAGAGTCTCTGAAACACATGGACCATTTAACCTATTGCAGTATACAATACACTGAGCACAACTTCACCAGGTGGCCTTATTAATCATAGCATTTATATTAGCCCATCTATTGAGGATATTCTTCCAGTACCAGCTGTGTAGTCCCTATATATTCTACTATCTCATTTTGCATAATGTTTTTTCCTCATGGAGTCCACAATGGTTTGCTTTATAAAAGTCATACTAGGGTGTTCCAGTGGGGATGGTGGTATTTGATGAAATGGGAGAGAGCGCTTATCCTGTATGTAGGCCTATGGCTGTGTCTTCATTCAAAGGCCTCTTTACTGtgaggacaaagagaaaaatattctaTAGTGTAAGATAGGATAGGACAGTCTTTTAATCCAGATTTTTCAAGGTGaactgaatgattgtttttatcAAACT
It contains:
- the gxylt2 gene encoding glucoside xylosyltransferase 2; the protein is MRIHCKVVVIAVCFGVFLLLYFWGGNAADDPLLKEVVEEKKESSKSSPLPPELGRDVAPKFARKAPIAVGVRAEQPPRGRREGKAISGGASVNAKSKQRNNVARPVIKRTRAEEVMHLAVVACGNRLDETLTMVKSALLFSLKKIKFHIFAEDPLAPQFEERLKQWPHAASKFLYSIYPITFSVGNADEWKKLFKPCAAQRLFLPVILKDVDSLLYVDTDVLFLRPMDDIWSLLKSFNSTQLAAMAPEHEVPKIGWYSRFARHPFYGVTGVNSGVMLMNLTRIRSTVFKNSMIPTGLSWEDLLHPLYQKYKNHITWGDQDLLNIIFHYNPECLFIFPCQWNYRPDHCMYGSNCKGAEEEGVSILHGNRGVYHDDKQPAFKVVYDAIREFPFDDNMFQSLFYPIQTKFLDTVNTLCGRIPQVFLKQIEKTMKKVFEEKVVRHVRPHK